The region aactaaaaagaaacaaaagaaagtacCGATAGTAGGAGAAAGGTCACGAACAGAGCTGGAGATGAAACTTAAAAGAAGACTGCTCTTGCCAACACCAGAATCTCCTATCAACAGAAACTTGAACGAATAATCATAACTATTATTCCCTCCTTTAGAAAAAGAACCCGCCATTCTTTCTCAATTGCTTTACACTCATAAGTATCAAGAACCAAACCTAAACCGGGCAGAGATGTTCTGTGCGTGAGTTTAGAGCTATTAAGAGGATACAGATTGAAGAGCAAGAGACCATAAAACGAAATGGGAAATTTCCTGAGCTAGAAGGGGACATAAATGGTGGGGTTGGCTGATTTCTGTTGGTTGATGACGATGTATTATAAAGTAAGAATGAACATACATGTATGTGAGACAAACGTCTTCCTGTTTGAATTTGAACTTCTCTGATTTTGATAGCTGCACGCGCCCTTGCAGGCCGCCCCTTCAActtgcatatatatattatgcGTTATGGATTTAggacattaattattttgtctCCTCGTTAATCAACTCTGCCCATTGctttaatgacaaataaataaaaagaaaaaaataatattttttaatttctcaattttttctgTCGTCATTTCTGATTTTGTTCACGTATATACAAGGTTTAACTTTAGATTATATCTACATGAAGGTTTTGTAAATTGATTAAGATAATCTAATGAAATTATTTGAGTACAATGGTTCATATTATTACAAAGCCaactatacatatatatatagtttaatttaaaataatacttatcctgaaaatcaaaacaactaATTCATGACATTTTTTTcctaataattatgataattattaataaaattaattatttgtggtccatttaaattttaatgggaTTAATTAACTTGTTAGGTTAAATAATAGCTATAacaattattaatgaaaatgaatAGTTGTAATCaatgtaaagtttttttttttaatttaataggctaatattaacaattataataacTATCAATAAAGATAAGCAGTTGTAGTCAAGTTAAATTTCAATTAGGATTCTTACTTGGTTAGTTATAGTAActttatatttcaatacaattcattaattcaatagattaattaataattaaaaaaattgatgataaaaGGACatcagttgtttttttataactaagtttttttaaaaaatatgataactcgtaaaaaaaaagataaatatgaagaataaaaaaaataaaacaatttcttttatatttattaatgttgGGATTCTATCTCTAGCCAAGCACAACgtgatattgttttttcatctCTATCATTTAATAACCAATTATCAATGCGGCAAATCtatcaattaaattcaataaactggattcatataatatttttttattaaaataggaaaagttaaattaatttatacaaaTTTCATTAACTGCTTTGTTGAGTTGTAAATCTAGAATTAGTATAGAATCTCCATTAAATGATAGCCAAATAGTGGagttaaaaaacaatactaaaTAAAACGAAAAGGAAATATTGTCATGTATACTGAGAAATAAGACTTCGCCTGCTATGGGTCAACTctgaaaataaaacacaaaattttaaaataataaaaatagtataattttaataaatacaattgatttaaattatctcgtaatatataaattgtatgatttttaagattctggttgtgattattttttaaagtgtttttttataaaaaaaatatattaaaataattttttttattttttaaaaaatatttttaatatcagcatattaaaattatttaaaaatattaatttgaaaaaaaatttaatattttaattttttttaaaataattttaaaatataaaaacaatcggGCGTTAAACAGGAGAGATGAGTCTGAGTGTGGGCGAGCGCATCCTTTACGCGCTTCAAAGGCGATGAGACGATGACGAGGAAGGGCGGAGCTTACCTGGCCAAGAAATCAAAGTAACAATGCCACAGCTCAACAAGTGTGCAACATGCAAAAACTTTGCAAATAACACGCAATTGTcttcggaaaaaaaaaaaacttcaaaaatcagACGACACCACACCTGTTCCCCTTCACTGCCACATCATGGCTTCCACCCTGCACCTTGTCAAACGTCACCGATCTCTCCCGGACTCACCCTTTTGTTTATCCAATACTATTTATACATGTATTTGCATATagttaatgagttttttttttcccttttcaatcAAGAATTTTTTATCAGCTACTAATCtttcgtttgtttttttttaaattaatataagtattaaaatcaatttgtatatctcgattaatttcatttatttatttgcttaatCGGGTCTTAGAAAACTAAATCATTTGAAATtgtatatatttatgaaaagatgtgtttttttaaatttcatatccCAGATGCCGTAGAAATTAATATCAGTGATAatctaaacaataaaaatcagtTTATTTCAGGAATAAACGAGATTAGTCGAAtagagagtgtgtgtgtgtgtgtattttcggttaatttaaactcaaaataatgagaatatatatatatatatatatatatatatatatatatatatatatatatatatatgggttaGAGTAGAGCCCATTACAAGTGTTGGGCATTTTCAAGTACATGGGCTTATCTCCGAAGCGATGACAATGAAGCCCGGGTGctcattcaaattcaaaatcacGGTGATTTGGGCTATCTTGGCCTGCAAAAGTAGAGTTGCAGGGTCAAGCAGGTAGCTGCCACACTTCTCACTCTTCCGGTTTTGAGCCAAACCAAAAGACATAAATTCATAGTTGTTACTCTTGGCATTTACGTAGAAAAAGCCTGCATCATCGAGTCAATCCGGATTTGATAGAGTGGTTGGAAATCTATTCGAATTAATTAGGTTCTaccaaattaataaattttctaatttaataatttaaaactccaTCTATATCAGACTTTAAGACATGAATTTTGAGTCCAGCCAATTTACAAAGTCAATTCATTAATCTACcacttttaataaaattgaatctCGGACAAAACGCCTTACCCGTGATGTCACGTCAGCCTTGATTAGGCTCTTTATTAGCCGAGCCAAGCCCACTTTGCCGCTTCGGAAGCTGTTGGGCAGCACGCAACTAGCTAGTCATGACCATAAACCCATCTGGTCAGAGCTGATCATGTCCTCGATGATGGAGGAATATGCGCAGCGGAGTGCTGAAGGGAGTTATCTGGTTTGATACTTGGTAATGGAAGGAATTAGGTCCCACGACCACGAGCCATTACCTGCCATGGTGGacgaatataaattcaaaacttaatGTTGATATTGTCTTTTTCTTACTTTTCAAGTTGTTATTGTTTTACTGTTTATcagggttgtttttttataaaacaaaccaACTAAATCagaaatgtttatatatatttagaatcggatcaaactaaaaattagattaattttaatttagttcagtttttttagaaaagaaaaacagcaaaacctttaaattttttggagagtttttttaaaaaattacggGTCAAATCTGGTTCTTCAAATTGTCCCATTTGTAAATTATTAGGTTAACTCGTTAAGTTCATGATCTAGATAAGATTTTAtcgggtttaatttttttaaaaaatattattatttatttaattatatggtaataaaaataattatttaagagACAATCACAAACTAAATACtagaatatttataaattaaagttaCGAGAAGCTTATTCatgttaactaaaaatattattaacacataaactaaaaatattattattaacatttattgatttgatgacatCTTGTGCAGTTTCcttctttcttaattattataatataaattatattctataattttatttaataattttaattattggattgagatggttttttgacatgaaATCAGAATCTTGATGATCAAGCgatcataaatttaaatcttatcattcctatttatttgataaaaattaaacataagatAGTATGAGTTTGTGCAAGTTTGaagtttatttgaatttttattttaaaagatgtattagaaaataatataaattatattatagaaatttatctaagaatttaaattattgaattgaatgttattaatattttatttctttaaaagaaagtgGCGTTTCTGTTTTTCTTACAGCAGCTCTTGTTTATCTCTTTCTGTCCATCTTTGTTTTCATCATTAATGACGACCCGTAAGTTTATTACTTTCCATGCTAGTTGTTTATATGATCACTGAATGTGTTCTTTATATTTCAAGTTTGATGTCATTAAGGAGATGGTGGTTGCTCCATCTGTGCGCTGCGTAATGGGTGAATTTGTGCAGGACTTCAGTTTGAGAATAATTGTGAAGTTGGTGTGTTTTCTAAGTTGACCAACGCGTGCTGCCTAGTTGCTATTGGTGGATCAGAAAGCTTCTACAGGTAGTCTGAGTTCTGAGCTGACAAGTTATCTGACTTATTTATAAATGAGGATGGCATTCCTGTGGTTAAGACCTCAATTGCTGGCACTCGGATAATTGGACGGCTATGTGCTGGTGAGAATTCTGAAGTTCTTTTTTGCCTTGTCCTAGAATCTGCAATGCAGTGCTTTGTACTTTAGTGATTGCAAGTGTCTACTCTTTTGGCAGGTAACAAGAATGGGCATCTTGTGCCTCATACCACCACTGATCAAGGTGAGTTTGATGAGATTCTGAAAGTAGGAAAAGAATATTACAGCTGATTTTGTAGACGTACTGCAATGCATTTGAGTGATTAATACAAATCAGTAGTTCCATGAAGTAGAAAAGTTATCCAACTATGTAAATTTAtgtgtttgattgcttgaatgaccTAACAATGATAATGTTCCCTTGCGCACACTGACCTTTACAGGGTAAAGTTCTATATCCCTGAATTACTTGTTTCATGACATAATGATCAAGCTGTTGTTATAATCATTTGGAAATATTGGAGATGTCTGAAAACAATTATTGATCTCATCGTTCATTTAATTTCTCTGTCACGTCCTTAAGTTAGGACTGGCTTCTCTCTCGGTTGGAGACCTGAAGTTAAGCTTGAAACCTGTCcgaatgaattttatattaactaGCTGGTTCATCCCCTGCGTGCCATTCAATTATTTGGAGCTCCTCAAAACTGTCAAGAACAAATTCTTCGGTAGTAGCAAGTACCCCATTTCAGGTCCTGAAAGTGAATCAGAGGTATAACATGGCCTTCTTATCCCTACACCTGGTGGAACTttgatttaaaatgttttaaagaaaggTTTTGTTAGAAGTTAAGAATATTCAAAAAGCTTTCTGAAGAACACTTTAAAGAAAGGTATAATATTTTATcacttttcattattattatttttgggtgCTCACATCTACTGTCACGTGCAACTTTCATCAGGAAACCGAGGAGATAATAGCTGATGTTCTAGGGGTTGAAGTTTTTCGGCAGACAATAGCTGGTAACATTCTTGTGGGGTAAGAGAGACTGGCTTCCCCTTGAAGGCTCGAACAAACTTTTTAATAGTTGTGCGATCACAGAACTTCCACTAAAATCTTGTGTTTGATCTATGGACAGGTCCATCCTCGTACATCCATTGAAGACCTGGATGAGCTTTCCACCCTTCTCCAGGTCCCTTTAGTTGCCGGTACTGTAAACCGCGGCAGCGAAGTGATAGCCGCTGGAATGACAGTAAATGACTGGACATCCTTTTGTGGGTCGGACACTACAGCTACTGAGCTATCTGTCATTGAAAGTGTCTTCAAGTTTAGAGAATCCCAACCTATTGCCATTGTTGATGAGATGAGGAAATCATTAATTGACAGTTATGTTTGACTTGACATTAGCCATTCTCTTACCTGTCAACTGACACCTTATCCTCCTGTGATGCTAAACATCAAAACTTCTTGATTCAGATTTTGTTATCTGATCAAGAATACATGCTTTCAGAATGGGTTTTAAGTTCCCTTTATGCTACTGGCTCACAATCTCTTTAGAATCGGTTGCCATTATTTGCACCCCCTCTCATGTTCTCTGCCACAGTATATTTGCTCCTTGCTCTCACCTGGGTGGATTCATGTTGCAAGTTAATTCAATGAGAGttaaattttgatgaatttttttatacggGCAACTATCACCCATTTCAAAACCAACAGCGAGATTTAGAATGCTACATGAAGATATAAATCCAATTTTGAGTATTGTTCTTGTTGCCAAGCGGGGGTGTCATGGATTTGCCActgtaaattctttttttatctgacTGCTAACTTTTTCTTACCAGGATGAATTGGTAATTTTTTCCTCAATATTTGCAAATTAGTCCATAACTTGGAAATACATCCTAACCTGCCAAGTCCGTATTTAGAACagtggttaattttttaaagtatatttatttaaaaatatgttaaaaaattaatatttttcatattaatacattgaagtaaatttaaaattgtaaaaagtACAACTGGACTGTGTACTCAAACATCCTCTTAGTCAATaactgttatttttgttttttaatcataactTTGATTGATTTGTCAAATAACTTATTTAACATATGATGTAAATTTTGGGTCAAATCAATCCTGGAGCTGGATGCTACGAGTATGAGACAAAAACACATGCAACTACcggtttctttttttcaacGGAAAATAATTAACTATCACGTGAATTTAATGTAATATTAGATAATTTAttagagattgtttttttaaaataaat is a window of Populus nigra chromosome 10, ddPopNigr1.1, whole genome shotgun sequence DNA encoding:
- the LOC133704273 gene encoding eukaryotic translation initiation factor 6-2-like; the protein is MNFILTSWFIPCVPFNYLELLKTVKNKFFGSSKYPISGPESESEETEEIIADVLGVEVFRQTIAGNILVGTSTKILCLIYGQVHPRTSIEDLDELSTLLQVPLVAGTVNRGSEVIAAGMTVNDWTSFCGSDTTATELSVIESVFKFRESQPIAIVDEMRKSLIDSYV